In Deltaproteobacteria bacterium, the following proteins share a genomic window:
- the rpmH gene encoding 50S ribosomal protein L34: protein MKRTFQPSKIKRSRTHGFRKRMRSPNGRNVLRRRRQKKRARLSVL, encoded by the coding sequence ATGAAACGCACCTTCCAACCAAGTAAAATCAAGCGTTCGCGGACGCACGGTTTCAGAAAAAGAATGAGGAGCCCCAACGGACGAAACGTCTTGCGAAGGCGCCGCCAGAAAAAAAGAGCGCGACTCAGTGTTCTTTAA
- the yidD gene encoding membrane protein insertion efficiency factor YidD — MFLCDILLRRTALFLIRLYQFSLSPFLGGSCRFKVSCSDFGIWSLKNHSFPRGLFFLLKRIASCHPYSSCEREAADHL, encoded by the coding sequence TTGTTTTTATGCGATATTTTACTCCGCCGAACAGCTCTATTCCTCATCCGTCTTTATCAATTTTCCCTCTCCCCATTTTTAGGGGGCTCCTGCCGTTTTAAAGTGAGCTGTTCTGATTTCGGTATCTGGTCTCTCAAAAATCACTCATTCCCGAGGGGGCTGTTTTTTTTATTGAAGAGAATTGCAAGTTGTCATCCCTACTCCTCTTGTGAGAGAGAAGCCGCGGATCATTTATGA
- the yidC gene encoding membrane protein insertase YidC translates to MNQEQRALLAAGISFVIFIAWYHFYGSRLPPSGQVSQPPPPIVSTSEPPAVLEQAATQGTPHLLPEEKTTFRNGKVTWELTSHGGQLHKIILHDYHEGIHKESRPINLILSEQDQVLTLVCDQCNFALPQESSYQVISKTDQEIIYEGQNNDLLVRKKFIFPSSDNYPFELEISLENRSTTGLTGAIGLVWKAAQKKEPPKGFLQSLKGPADLRDFLYQIGNQTKRANYKKGETSSIAGSVTWAEIKDRYFVMALVNRRVTSETSLKMMSGEGETSLILSPGKFGLSIGGRHEEKFTIYAGPKDRGHLQKIGVGLEKSIDYGYFSFLAVPLFWLLIFFQKLIHNWGFAIILLTIFIKILLNPLSVKSFRQMKEMQKIQPRLQELKEKYKEDRQRLNTETMQLFKSHKVNPMGGCLPMLLQIPIYIALWKVIYNSIELYNAPFFWFYRNLSAPDPYFILPILSGVVTILQQKLTPSTTTDPVQKQMMMIMPLMFTAFMLFLPLGLVLYFFVNTVMSVAQQYSYQKDIRLRDLRLLDVPSSTPASRLLGVPCSWAFLNSPQKPFFNIPLNPRNS, encoded by the coding sequence ATGAATCAGGAACAAAGAGCATTACTGGCGGCGGGAATTTCATTCGTCATTTTTATAGCCTGGTATCATTTTTATGGGAGCCGGCTACCTCCTTCGGGACAGGTCTCGCAGCCTCCTCCACCGATCGTCTCTACGAGCGAACCACCGGCAGTTCTTGAGCAAGCGGCGACTCAGGGCACCCCCCATTTGCTACCGGAAGAGAAGACGACATTCCGGAATGGAAAGGTTACCTGGGAGCTCACTTCTCATGGTGGGCAGCTACACAAAATCATCCTCCATGATTATCATGAAGGAATTCATAAAGAATCGCGTCCTATCAATCTGATTTTGTCGGAACAGGACCAGGTGTTGACCCTCGTTTGTGATCAGTGCAATTTTGCCTTGCCGCAAGAATCTTCCTACCAGGTTATTTCTAAAACCGATCAAGAGATCATCTATGAAGGGCAAAACAACGATCTTCTGGTCAGGAAGAAATTTATTTTTCCGTCCTCTGATAACTACCCGTTTGAGCTGGAGATTTCTCTAGAAAACAGGTCCACTACAGGATTGACAGGAGCGATCGGGCTTGTATGGAAAGCAGCTCAAAAAAAAGAGCCACCAAAAGGATTTCTCCAGTCATTAAAGGGGCCTGCAGATCTCAGGGATTTTCTTTATCAAATAGGTAATCAGACAAAGAGGGCAAACTATAAAAAAGGTGAGACATCATCGATAGCCGGATCGGTTACCTGGGCGGAGATCAAGGATCGTTACTTCGTTATGGCGCTGGTAAATCGCCGTGTTACGTCAGAGACCTCTCTGAAGATGATGAGCGGTGAGGGAGAAACCTCTCTTATTCTCTCTCCTGGAAAGTTTGGGCTCTCCATTGGTGGGAGACATGAAGAGAAATTTACGATCTATGCGGGGCCGAAAGATCGTGGGCATTTACAAAAAATAGGCGTCGGACTCGAGAAATCGATTGATTACGGCTACTTTTCATTCCTTGCTGTCCCACTCTTCTGGCTACTGATCTTTTTTCAAAAGCTGATACACAACTGGGGCTTTGCGATTATCCTTCTGACGATTTTTATAAAAATTCTTTTGAATCCCCTTTCAGTCAAGTCATTTAGGCAGATGAAGGAGATGCAAAAGATTCAACCACGTCTCCAGGAGCTCAAGGAGAAGTATAAAGAGGATCGACAACGGCTCAATACGGAGACGATGCAACTATTTAAATCCCATAAGGTCAATCCGATGGGAGGTTGCCTTCCGATGCTTCTCCAAATACCTATTTATATTGCCCTTTGGAAGGTGATCTACAATTCGATTGAGCTCTACAATGCCCCATTCTTCTGGTTCTACCGTAACCTTTCAGCCCCCGACCCTTATTTTATACTGCCGATCCTCTCGGGGGTTGTTACCATTCTCCAGCAGAAACTGACACCATCGACGACAACCGATCCAGTTCAGAAACAGATGATGATGATCATGCCACTCATGTTCACGGCTTTTATGCTATTTCTTCCACTCGGGCTGGTTCTCTATTTCTTTGTTAATACCGTTATGTCGGTTGCCCAGCAATATAGCTACCAGAAGGATATACGTCTCCGGGATCTCCGGCTCCTCGACGTACCCTCAAGTACGCCTGCGTCGCGGCTCCTCGGGGTGCCTTGCAGCTGGGCATTTTTGAACAGTCCCCAAAAGCCATTTTTCAACATACCCTTAAATCCTAGAAATTCTTGA
- the dnaN gene encoding DNA polymerase III subunit beta produces the protein MEIKIEKEKLLNLLRWTQGIVEKRSPMVILSNLLLEAQDKNLRVTATDLEVVVTTEGEIDSKGSGRWVVSARHFFEIVSEAPTTEIKLVSSQGKGLEIRSGKAHFKVVGMNPDEFPQIPPPTSKGEVKIDPDDLKDMIENTFYSVSTDETRYTLNALYFTGINGTDGKNLLRLVATDGHRLSYSEKEVDKKWKLEKGILLPRKGVQELKKLLSEGEGDVFVTSDEKIISFRRGGVRLSIRLTEGEYPQYEQVIPKETDKVISVERDPFAGSLRRASILTAHEGRGVRLEISSGILEVSSAHADLGEAKEELAIDYRGPKFDVAFNPKYLLDILSVLQDEKVVLELKDDVSPCVIRSEFDRGFLALVMPMRI, from the coding sequence ATGGAGATCAAAATAGAGAAAGAGAAACTGTTAAACCTTTTACGATGGACACAAGGGATTGTAGAAAAGAGAAGCCCCATGGTCATCCTTTCCAATCTCCTCCTTGAGGCCCAGGATAAAAACTTGAGGGTCACGGCAACCGACTTGGAAGTGGTTGTTACCACTGAAGGGGAGATTGATAGCAAGGGGAGTGGACGTTGGGTCGTTAGTGCAAGACATTTCTTTGAAATTGTGAGTGAGGCACCGACAACGGAAATAAAACTTGTTAGTAGTCAGGGAAAAGGTCTGGAGATCCGCTCGGGCAAGGCCCACTTCAAGGTGGTTGGTATGAATCCCGATGAATTTCCTCAAATTCCCCCTCCAACCTCGAAGGGAGAGGTCAAGATAGATCCAGACGACTTGAAAGATATGATTGAAAACACCTTTTATTCTGTCTCTACGGACGAGACGCGATATACCCTTAATGCCCTTTATTTTACGGGAATCAATGGAACGGATGGCAAGAATCTCCTCCGACTTGTGGCGACAGATGGACACCGCCTTTCCTATTCGGAAAAGGAGGTTGATAAGAAGTGGAAATTGGAGAAAGGGATCCTTCTTCCTCGGAAAGGGGTTCAAGAACTTAAAAAACTTCTTTCGGAAGGAGAGGGGGATGTTTTTGTGACCTCCGACGAGAAAATCATCTCCTTTCGACGAGGGGGGGTTAGGCTCTCCATTCGTCTGACCGAGGGGGAGTATCCCCAGTATGAACAGGTTATACCGAAGGAGACAGACAAGGTTATTTCTGTGGAAAGGGACCCGTTTGCTGGTTCCCTTCGAAGGGCCTCTATTCTGACGGCTCATGAAGGGAGGGGGGTTCGTCTCGAGATCAGCTCAGGTATCCTCGAAGTAAGCAGTGCCCACGCCGATCTGGGAGAGGCCAAAGAGGAGTTGGCGATTGATTATCGGGGCCCCAAGTTCGATGTGGCGTTCAATCCAAAATATCTTTTAGATATTCTTTCGGTTCTTCAGGATGAAAAGGTTGTCCTGGAGCTCAAAGATGATGTTTCTCCCTGCGTCATCCGGTCTGAATTTGACCGTGGCTTTTTGGCGCTTGTTATGCCAATGAGAATCTAG
- the dnaA gene encoding chromosomal replication initiator protein DnaA, with product MGNSRVFSLDQIKENLKEVSLSPSVAGQVEVLAYNDEEGLTLSVKNKFVRDWVREYHLESISAQLFALTGKKVPIRLVLTQETGESPQPNVVEVQPVVVEDRSSFYGLNPKYTFENFVVGSSNQFAHAAAQAVSRQPVKSYNPLFLYGGVGLGKTHLLNAIGHALLKNDPQTKILYLSGEKFVNELIQSLRFEKMGDFRKKYRETCDVLLVDDVQFIGGKEKSQEEFFHTFNQIHESARQIVLTSDRVPREIPGIEDRLRSRFEWGLIADIRLPDLETRVAILKKKADQDKIDLGDDVALFLATHITSNVRELEGALIRVNAFASLANVPITIPFAKEVLKNVIGKIGHVVTVLQVQKAVSEFFGIRMNDLTGKRRIRGFANPRQIAMYLCRKHVKASFPEIGSQFGGKDHSTVVHAVAKIEKKLQDDEQLRDQLKALEQQLTL from the coding sequence ATGGGGAATTCTCGCGTCTTTTCTCTCGATCAAATCAAGGAAAATCTCAAAGAGGTTTCCTTATCCCCTTCCGTTGCAGGTCAGGTTGAAGTCCTCGCTTATAATGATGAAGAGGGCCTGACACTCTCTGTAAAGAACAAATTCGTCCGCGACTGGGTTAGGGAGTACCATCTTGAGTCTATTTCGGCCCAGCTGTTTGCCTTGACGGGAAAAAAGGTTCCTATCCGTTTGGTCCTGACACAGGAAACAGGGGAGTCGCCTCAACCTAACGTAGTAGAAGTCCAACCCGTTGTGGTGGAGGATCGATCTTCGTTTTACGGACTGAACCCGAAATATACCTTTGAGAACTTTGTGGTCGGTTCTTCCAATCAGTTTGCCCATGCGGCAGCTCAAGCTGTTTCACGACAACCGGTGAAGAGTTACAACCCGTTGTTTCTCTACGGGGGGGTCGGACTGGGTAAAACACACCTCCTCAATGCCATAGGCCATGCCCTGCTCAAGAATGATCCCCAAACCAAGATCCTCTACCTATCCGGAGAAAAATTCGTCAACGAGCTGATTCAGTCCCTCCGCTTTGAAAAAATGGGGGATTTCAGAAAAAAGTACCGGGAAACCTGCGACGTTTTGCTCGTCGATGACGTTCAGTTCATCGGTGGGAAGGAAAAAAGCCAGGAAGAGTTTTTTCATACATTTAATCAGATCCACGAGTCGGCCAGGCAGATTGTTTTAACCTCAGACCGTGTTCCCAGGGAGATCCCGGGCATTGAAGACAGACTTCGCTCCCGTTTTGAATGGGGTTTAATTGCGGATATCCGACTTCCGGATCTGGAAACCCGCGTCGCTATTCTGAAAAAAAAGGCGGACCAGGATAAGATCGATTTGGGTGATGACGTCGCACTCTTTCTGGCGACCCATATCACCTCCAATGTGCGTGAGCTGGAAGGTGCCCTCATTCGGGTTAACGCCTTCGCTTCCTTGGCAAACGTTCCAATTACGATACCGTTCGCTAAGGAGGTTCTCAAGAATGTGATCGGAAAGATTGGCCATGTCGTTACCGTCCTCCAGGTCCAAAAAGCAGTATCGGAGTTTTTTGGGATTCGGATGAACGACTTAACCGGAAAAAGACGTATCCGTGGCTTTGCCAATCCACGCCAGATTGCGATGTATCTCTGCCGAAAACACGTGAAGGCCTCCTTCCCTGAGATCGGATCCCAGTTTGGTGGAAAAGATCATTCCACCGTCGTCCATGCCGTCGCCAAGATCGAGAAGAAATTGCAGGATGACGAACAATTGAGAGATCAGCTTAAGGCCCTCGAACAACAGCTAACCCTCTAA